One segment of Bradyrhizobium sp. WD16 DNA contains the following:
- the ppdK gene encoding pyruvate, phosphate dikinase has protein sequence MAKAASKTKSAPAKSRTSAAPARAKAAAKTAGRAPAKAAAKAAKKAAKRAVKTAAKPAGRPAARAIAKPAARPAKPAARAAKPAARPAKSVAKATKSVAKATKAGGKPVVAKAAAAPKAGKWVYTFGDGKAEGSSGMRNLLGGKGANLAEMANLGLPVPPGFTIPTAVCTYFYANDKSYPKELRSQVEAALARVSKITGKGFGDTTNPLLVSVRSGARASMPGMMDTVLNLGLNDETVEALAARSGDRRFAYDSYRRFITMYSDVVLGFEHHHFEEILDAFKDYKGYSLDTDLTADDWIEVVGRYKDAVARETGQDFPQDPHAQLWGAIGAVFSSWMNARAVTYRRLHDIPESWGTAVNVQAMVFGNMGDTSATGVAFTRNPSTGERKLYGEFLINAQGEDVVAGIRTPQDITEDARKESGSDKPSMETAMPQAFAELTRIYKQLEKHYRDMQDMEFTVEQGKLWMLQTRNGKRTARAALRIAVELANEGLINRKDAVLRVDPASLDQLLHPTIDPEAKRDVIATGLPASPGAAAGEIVFSSDEAAKLQAEGRKVILVRIETSPEDIHGMHAAEGILTTRGGMTSHAAVVARGMGKPCVSGCGAIRVDYGRGTMSVGGRTFNAGDVITIDGAQGQVLAGRMPMIEPELSGEFGTLMSWADEVRRLKVRANADTPADARTAIKFGTEGIGLCRTEHMFFEETRIRTVREMILAEDEQARRAALAKLLPMQRADFVDLFEIMKGLPVTIRLLDPPLHEFLPHTQAEIEEVARVMGADPRRLADRVRELSEFNPMLGFRGCRLAIAYPEIAEMQARAIFEAAGVAGKRTGEVVNVEVMVPLIATKAEFDLIKARIDATAQAVARESGAKLQYQVGTMIELPRACLMAGEIAQAAEFFSFGTNDLTQTTFGISRDDAASFLGTYMARGILDSDPFISIDQEGVGQLVKIGVERGRKTRAGLKMGICGEHGGDPASVAFCHEVGLDYVSCSPYRVPIARLAAAQAALGKAAASQA, from the coding sequence ATGGCCAAAGCTGCATCAAAGACGAAATCCGCCCCAGCAAAATCAAGGACATCCGCCGCTCCGGCGCGGGCCAAGGCCGCGGCCAAGACCGCCGGCAGGGCCCCGGCGAAGGCTGCCGCCAAGGCCGCCAAGAAGGCGGCCAAGCGGGCCGTGAAGACCGCGGCCAAGCCGGCCGGCCGGCCGGCGGCCCGGGCCATTGCCAAGCCTGCGGCACGCCCGGCCAAGCCTGCGGCACGCGCGGCCAAGCCCGCGGCGCGCCCGGCCAAGTCGGTGGCGAAGGCCACGAAGTCGGTGGCGAAGGCCACCAAGGCCGGCGGCAAGCCGGTGGTGGCGAAGGCCGCCGCGGCGCCCAAGGCCGGCAAGTGGGTCTACACCTTCGGCGACGGCAAGGCCGAGGGCTCTTCGGGAATGCGCAACCTGCTCGGCGGCAAGGGCGCCAATCTCGCCGAAATGGCCAATCTGGGCCTGCCGGTGCCCCCGGGCTTCACCATCCCCACCGCGGTCTGCACGTATTTTTACGCCAACGACAAGAGCTATCCCAAGGAGCTCAGGTCGCAGGTCGAGGCGGCGCTGGCGCGCGTCAGCAAGATCACCGGCAAGGGCTTCGGCGACACCACCAATCCGCTCCTGGTCTCGGTGCGCTCCGGCGCCCGGGCGTCGATGCCGGGCATGATGGACACGGTGCTCAATCTCGGCCTCAACGACGAGACGGTGGAGGCGCTGGCCGCGCGCTCCGGCGATCGGCGTTTCGCCTATGACAGCTATCGCCGTTTCATCACGATGTATTCCGATGTGGTGCTCGGCTTCGAGCACCATCACTTCGAGGAGATCCTCGACGCGTTCAAGGACTACAAGGGCTACAGCCTCGACACTGACCTCACCGCCGACGACTGGATCGAGGTGGTCGGCCGCTACAAGGACGCGGTGGCCCGCGAGACCGGCCAGGACTTCCCGCAGGATCCCCATGCTCAGCTGTGGGGCGCCATCGGCGCGGTGTTCTCGTCCTGGATGAATGCCCGCGCGGTGACCTACCGCCGTCTGCACGACATCCCCGAATCCTGGGGCACCGCGGTCAATGTCCAGGCCATGGTGTTCGGCAACATGGGCGACACCTCCGCCACCGGCGTCGCCTTCACCCGCAATCCCTCGACCGGCGAACGCAAGCTCTACGGCGAATTCCTGATCAATGCCCAGGGCGAGGACGTCGTCGCCGGCATCCGCACGCCGCAGGACATCACCGAGGACGCCCGCAAGGAGTCCGGCTCCGACAAGCCGTCGATGGAAACGGCGATGCCGCAGGCATTCGCCGAGCTGACGCGGATCTACAAGCAGCTCGAGAAGCACTACCGTGACATGCAGGATATGGAATTCACGGTGGAGCAGGGCAAGCTGTGGATGCTGCAGACCCGCAACGGCAAGCGCACCGCGCGCGCCGCGCTGCGCATCGCCGTCGAGCTCGCCAACGAAGGGCTGATCAACCGCAAGGACGCGGTGTTGCGCGTCGACCCGGCCTCGCTCGATCAGCTGCTGCATCCGACCATCGACCCCGAGGCCAAGCGCGACGTCATCGCCACCGGCCTGCCGGCTTCGCCCGGTGCGGCCGCCGGCGAGATCGTGTTCTCCTCCGACGAGGCGGCCAAGCTCCAGGCCGAGGGCCGCAAGGTCATCCTGGTGCGCATCGAGACCAGCCCCGAGGACATTCACGGCATGCACGCCGCCGAAGGCATCCTCACCACCCGCGGCGGCATGACCTCGCACGCGGCGGTGGTGGCGCGCGGCATGGGCAAGCCCTGCGTCTCCGGCTGCGGCGCGATCCGCGTCGATTACGGCCGCGGCACCATGAGCGTGGGCGGCCGCACCTTCAACGCCGGCGACGTCATCACCATCGACGGCGCCCAGGGCCAGGTCCTGGCCGGCCGCATGCCGATGATCGAGCCTGAGCTCTCCGGCGAGTTCGGCACGCTGATGAGCTGGGCCGACGAGGTGCGCCGGCTCAAGGTCCGCGCCAACGCCGATACGCCGGCGGACGCGCGCACCGCCATCAAGTTCGGCACCGAGGGCATCGGCCTGTGCCGCACCGAGCACATGTTCTTCGAGGAGACCCGCATCCGCACGGTGCGCGAGATGATCCTCGCCGAGGACGAGCAGGCACGGCGCGCGGCCCTGGCGAAGCTGCTGCCGATGCAGCGCGCCGACTTCGTCGATCTGTTCGAGATCATGAAGGGGCTGCCGGTCACCATCCGCCTGCTCGATCCGCCGCTGCACGAGTTCCTGCCGCACACCCAGGCGGAGATCGAGGAAGTGGCGCGGGTGATGGGCGCCGATCCGCGCCGGCTCGCCGATCGCGTGCGCGAGCTGTCGGAGTTCAATCCGATGCTGGGCTTCCGCGGCTGCCGTCTCGCCATCGCCTATCCGGAGATCGCGGAGATGCAGGCGCGCGCCATCTTCGAGGCGGCGGGCGTCGCCGGCAAGCGCACCGGCGAGGTCGTCAACGTCGAGGTGATGGTGCCGCTGATCGCCACCAAGGCCGAGTTCGACCTGATCAAGGCCCGCATCGACGCCACCGCCCAGGCGGTGGCGCGCGAGAGCGGCGCCAAGCTGCAGTACCAGGTCGGCACCATGATCGAACTGCCGCGCGCCTGCCTGATGGCCGGCGAGATCGCGCAGGCCGCCGAATTCTTCTCCTTCGGCACCAACGATCTGACCCAGACCACCTTCGGCATCAGCCGCGACGACGCCGCGAGCTTCCTCGGCACCTACATGGCCCGCGGCATCCTCGACAGCGATCCGTTCATCTCGATCGACCAGGAAGGCGTCGGCCAGCTGGTGAAGATCGGCGTCGAGCGCGGCCGCAAGACCCGCGCCGGCCTGAAGATGGGCATCTGCGGCGAGCATGGCGGCGATCCGGCGTCGGTCGCCTTCTGCCACGAGGTCGGTCTCGACTACGTGTCGTGCTCGCCCTATCGCGTGCCGATCGCCCGTCTCGCCGCCGCGCAGGCGGCGCTCGGCAAGGCCGCGGCGAGCCAGGCGTAA
- a CDS encoding DUF3096 domain-containing protein has translation MVLTSAHIPAFVALIAGVLILVMPRLLNFIVAIYLIFTGLVGLGVLRALHF, from the coding sequence ATGGTCCTCACCAGCGCGCATATTCCGGCCTTCGTCGCCCTGATCGCGGGCGTCCTCATCCTCGTGATGCCGCGGCTGCTCAATTTCATCGTCGCCATCTACCTGATCTTCACCGGCCTGGTCGGTCTCGGCGTGCTCAGGGCGCTGCACTTTTGA
- a CDS encoding IS630 family transposase (programmed frameshift) translates to MALSDDLRKRVVEAVVSGGLSRNAAAKRFEVSIASAVRWVKQFETTGEMSPKSTGGDRRSGRIEAHHGYLMGLIRRTPDVTLLEIQERLIRNCGEHFSSSVLWRFFDRHGVTFKKKTAHASEQQRPDVLKQRLEWFERQLDLDPEKLVFIDETGASTNLARKGGRCRRGRRLRVGVPHGHYKTVTLVAGIRLRGLVAAKTYDRPITAALFEDWVEHCLVPTLTKGDVVVMDNLSAHKGPRVKELIEAAGAELLYLPPYSPDMNPIEKAFSKLKAHLRKIAERTVAALMRALETCADIFKPAQCANYFAACGYDPP, encoded by the exons ATGGCGCTTTCCGACGATCTTCGCAAACGAGTGGTGGAGGCTGTCGTCTCGGGCGGGCTGTCGCGCAATGCGGCGGCGAAGCGTTTCGAAGTCAGCATTGCGAGCGCCGTGCGCTGGGTCAAGCAATTCGAGACGACGGGAGAAATGTCGCCGAAGTCGACTGGAGGCGATCGCCGCTCCGGCCGCATCGAAGCCCATCACGGCTACCTGATGGGGCTGATCCGGCGCACGCCGGACGTCACCCTGCTGGAGATCCAGGAACGTCTGATCAGGAATTGTGGCGAGCATTTTTCGAGTTCCGTGCTGTGGCGCTTCTTCGACCGTCATGGCGTCACGTTTA AAAAAAAGACCGCACACGCCTCGGAGCAGCAGCGGCCGGACGTCCTGAAGCAACGCCTCGAATGGTTCGAGCGACAGCTCGATCTCGATCCCGAGAAGCTCGTCTTCATCGACGAAACGGGCGCCTCGACCAATTTGGCGCGCAAAGGTGGGCGTTGCCGGCGCGGACGGCGGTTGCGCGTCGGCGTGCCGCACGGCCATTACAAGACGGTCACGCTCGTCGCCGGCATCCGCCTTCGCGGGCTCGTGGCGGCGAAGACCTATGATCGTCCGATCACCGCCGCCCTGTTCGAGGACTGGGTGGAACACTGCCTCGTTCCTACCCTCACGAAAGGCGACGTTGTCGTCATGGACAATCTGTCCGCCCACAAGGGGCCGCGGGTCAAGGAGTTGATCGAGGCCGCGGGCGCCGAGCTGCTCTACCTCCCGCCCTATAGCCCCGACATGAACCCGATCGAGAAGGCGTTTTCCAAGCTGAAAGCGCATTTGCGCAAAATCGCCGAGCGAACCGTCGCCGCCCTGATGCGCGCCCTCGAAACCTGCGCCGACATCTTCAAGCCCGCCCAATGCGCAAACTACTTCGCCGCATGCGGATATGATCCACCTTGA
- a CDS encoding bifunctional 2-polyprenyl-6-hydroxyphenol methylase/3-demethylubiquinol 3-O-methyltransferase UbiG, translated as MADEATLAAYDSAAASFADDWHGQPPPSDLHAVVDRFFRPGTSVADIGCGSGREVGWLAARGYVAQGFDASRGLLAEARRRYPTLTFAHADLPALDGIAPASFDSVLCETVIMHLDRGRIAAAVRRLIDIVRPGGVLYLSWRVTKGADQRDGHGRLYAAFDAAEVRCGLDGARLLLDEEVVSASSGKVIHRIVAEKRGNAD; from the coding sequence ATGGCCGACGAGGCGACGCTCGCCGCCTACGACAGCGCGGCGGCGTCGTTCGCCGACGACTGGCACGGCCAGCCGCCGCCCTCCGATCTCCATGCGGTTGTCGATCGCTTCTTCCGGCCGGGCACGAGCGTCGCCGACATCGGCTGCGGCTCGGGGCGTGAGGTCGGCTGGCTCGCGGCGCGCGGCTATGTCGCGCAGGGCTTCGATGCCTCGCGGGGGCTGCTGGCGGAAGCCCGCCGCCGCTATCCGACGCTGACATTCGCTCATGCCGATCTGCCGGCGCTCGATGGCATCGCGCCTGCGAGCTTCGACAGTGTGTTGTGCGAGACCGTGATCATGCATCTCGATCGCGGCCGGATCGCCGCTGCGGTGCGACGGCTGATCGACATCGTCCGGCCGGGGGGCGTGCTCTATCTGAGCTGGCGGGTGACGAAAGGCGCCGACCAGCGTGACGGCCACGGCCGCCTCTACGCCGCCTTCGACGCCGCCGAAGTGCGTTGTGGACTCGACGGCGCCAGATTGCTGCTGGACGAGGAGGTGGTGAGCGCCTCCTCGGGCAAGGTCATTCATCGCATCGTCGCCGAGAAGCGGGGCAACGCCGACTGA
- the glyS gene encoding glycine--tRNA ligase subunit beta: MPDLLLELFSEEIPARMQAKAADDLRRMVTDKLVAEGLVYEGAKAFATPRRLALTVHGIPVRQPDLKEERKGPRVGGPEAAIQGFLKSAGLASLDEAKIQSDPKKGDFYVALIEKPGRPALDVLAEILPVIIRTFPWPKAMRWGAASAKPGALTWVRPLHAIVATFGPDTEDPDVVPFEVAGIKAGHTTFGHRFLAQGAINVRRFADYEAKLETAKVVLDPQRRKDIILADARHLAFAQGLELVEDQGLLEEVAGLVEWPVVLMGSFDPSFLAIPDEVIRATIRNNQKCFVVRDPKTGKLAPKFILIANIEATDGGKAIVAGNQRVIRARLSDAKFFYETDLKTRLDDRLPKFDQIVFHEKLGTQAARISRIETLAADLAPRIKADAGLVARAARLAKADLLTEVVGEFPEVQGLMGRYYAEAQGEDARVAKAIEDHYKPQGPSDRVPDDPVAITVALADKLDVLVGFWAIDEKPTGSKDPYALRRAALGVIRLVVENNLRLPLGAVIATAAAGLQARHADPVALGRDLLAFFADRLKVQLREQGARHDLVDAVFALEGQDELLLIVRRVEALGKFLDTEDGRNLLAGTKRAANILRIEEKKDGTRFDGAPDASLYRQDEEKALAAAIAEVGAAAAAAVAKEDFAGAMTEMAKLRPAVDAFFDKVKVNDDDSLVRANRLRLLNQIRVATRAVADFSRIQD, encoded by the coding sequence ATGCCCGATCTTCTGCTCGAACTCTTTTCCGAGGAAATTCCCGCGCGCATGCAGGCCAAGGCGGCCGACGACCTGCGCCGGATGGTGACCGACAAGCTGGTCGCCGAAGGCCTGGTCTATGAGGGGGCGAAAGCCTTCGCCACGCCGCGCCGCCTTGCGCTCACCGTGCACGGCATTCCGGTGCGTCAGCCGGATCTGAAGGAAGAGCGCAAGGGACCGCGGGTCGGCGGCCCCGAGGCGGCGATCCAGGGCTTCCTGAAATCCGCCGGGCTCGCCTCGCTCGACGAGGCCAAGATCCAGAGTGACCCGAAGAAGGGCGATTTCTACGTCGCCCTGATCGAGAAGCCGGGGCGGCCGGCGCTCGACGTGCTCGCCGAGATCCTGCCGGTGATCATCCGCACCTTCCCCTGGCCCAAGGCGATGCGCTGGGGCGCGGCCTCGGCGAAGCCCGGCGCGCTCACCTGGGTGCGGCCGCTGCATGCCATCGTCGCCACCTTCGGCCCCGACACCGAGGATCCCGATGTGGTGCCGTTCGAGGTCGCCGGCATCAAGGCCGGTCACACCACGTTCGGCCATCGCTTCCTGGCCCAGGGCGCCATCAATGTGCGCCGCTTCGCCGATTACGAGGCGAAGCTCGAGACGGCGAAAGTCGTGCTCGATCCGCAGCGCCGCAAGGACATCATCCTCGCCGATGCGCGCCATCTCGCCTTCGCCCAGGGGCTCGAACTGGTCGAGGATCAGGGCCTGCTCGAGGAGGTCGCCGGCCTCGTCGAATGGCCGGTGGTGCTGATGGGTTCGTTCGATCCGTCCTTCCTCGCCATTCCGGACGAAGTGATCCGCGCCACCATCCGCAACAACCAGAAGTGCTTCGTGGTGCGCGATCCGAAGACCGGCAAGCTCGCGCCGAAATTCATCCTGATCGCCAATATCGAGGCGACCGACGGCGGCAAGGCCATCGTCGCCGGCAACCAGCGGGTGATCCGCGCCCGGCTGTCCGACGCCAAATTCTTCTACGAGACCGACCTCAAGACGCGCCTCGACGACCGCCTGCCGAAGTTCGACCAGATCGTGTTTCACGAGAAGCTCGGCACCCAGGCGGCGCGGATCAGCCGCATCGAGACGCTCGCCGCCGATCTCGCGCCGCGCATCAAGGCCGACGCCGGCCTGGTGGCGCGCGCGGCGCGGCTCGCCAAGGCCGATCTGCTCACCGAGGTGGTCGGCGAATTCCCCGAGGTCCAGGGCCTGATGGGGCGCTATTACGCCGAGGCGCAGGGCGAGGACGCCCGCGTCGCCAAGGCGATCGAGGATCACTACAAGCCGCAGGGGCCGTCCGATCGCGTGCCGGACGATCCGGTGGCGATCACCGTGGCGCTCGCCGACAAGCTCGACGTCCTGGTCGGCTTCTGGGCGATCGACGAGAAGCCCACCGGCTCCAAGGATCCGTATGCGCTGCGTCGCGCGGCATTGGGTGTCATCCGTCTCGTGGTGGAGAATAATCTGCGGCTGCCGCTCGGCGCCGTCATCGCCACCGCCGCCGCCGGATTGCAGGCGAGGCACGCCGATCCGGTTGCGCTCGGCCGGGACCTGCTCGCCTTCTTCGCCGATCGCCTCAAGGTCCAGCTTCGCGAACAGGGCGCGCGTCACGATCTCGTCGACGCGGTGTTCGCGCTCGAGGGCCAGGACGAGCTGTTGCTGATCGTCCGTCGCGTCGAGGCGCTGGGCAAGTTTCTCGACACCGAGGACGGCAGGAACCTGCTGGCCGGCACCAAGCGCGCCGCCAACATCCTGCGCATCGAGGAGAAGAAGGACGGCACGCGATTCGACGGCGCGCCGGACGCTTCGCTCTATCGCCAGGACGAGGAGAAGGCGCTCGCCGCCGCCATCGCTGAGGTCGGCGCCGCGGCCGCGGCGGCCGTCGCCAAGGAGGATTTCGCCGGCGCCATGACCGAAATGGCGAAGCTGCGTCCCGCCGTCGATGCCTTCTTCGACAAGGTGAAGGTCAACGACGACGATTCGCTGGTGCGGGCCAATCGCCTCAGGCTGCTCAACCAGATCCGCGTCGCCACCCGCGCCGTGGCGGATTTCTCCAGGATTCAGGATTAA
- a CDS encoding glycine--tRNA ligase subunit alpha — translation MRPERSFQGLILTLQRFWADRGCVILQPYDMEVGAGTFHPATTLRALGPKPWNAAFVQPSRRPKDGRYGENPNRLQHYYQFQVILKPSPPDIQNLYLESLGAIGVDSALHDIRFVEDDWESPTLGAWGLGWECWCDGMEVSQFTYFQQVAGVECAPVAGELTYGLERLAMYVQGVDRIYDLNFNGRQGAEKVTYGDIFLQAEQEYSRHNFEHSDTAMLFEQFRMAEAACRKYLEAGWASDKKERHLMALPAYDQCIKASHVFNLLDARGMISVTERQSYILRVRELAKACGEAWIKTEAGGV, via the coding sequence ATGCGGCCTGAACGCTCGTTTCAGGGATTGATCCTGACGCTGCAGCGCTTCTGGGCGGATCGCGGCTGCGTCATCCTGCAGCCCTATGACATGGAAGTCGGCGCGGGCACGTTTCATCCGGCGACGACATTGCGCGCGCTGGGGCCGAAGCCCTGGAATGCGGCCTTTGTCCAGCCCTCGCGCCGTCCCAAGGACGGCCGCTACGGCGAGAATCCCAATCGCCTGCAGCATTATTACCAGTTCCAGGTGATCCTCAAGCCGTCGCCGCCGGACATCCAGAATCTCTATCTGGAATCGCTCGGCGCGATCGGCGTCGATTCCGCGCTGCACGACATCCGTTTCGTCGAGGACGACTGGGAGAGCCCGACGCTGGGCGCCTGGGGGCTCGGCTGGGAATGCTGGTGCGACGGCATGGAAGTCTCGCAATTCACCTATTTCCAGCAGGTCGCCGGGGTCGAATGCGCGCCGGTCGCGGGCGAGCTCACTTACGGTCTCGAGCGTCTCGCCATGTATGTGCAGGGCGTCGATCGGATCTATGACCTCAACTTCAACGGTCGCCAGGGGGCGGAGAAGGTCACCTATGGCGACATCTTCCTGCAGGCCGAGCAGGAATATTCGCGGCACAATTTCGAACATTCGGACACCGCGATGCTGTTCGAACAGTTCAGGATGGCCGAGGCCGCCTGCCGCAAATATCTCGAGGCCGGCTGGGCCAGCGACAAGAAAGAACGGCACCTGATGGCGCTTCCCGCCTACGACCAGTGCATCAAGGCGAGCCACGTCTTCAACCTGCTCGACGCCCGCGGCATGATCTCGGTGACCGAGCGGCAGAGCTACATCCTGCGCGTGCGCGAACTCGCCAAGGCGTGCGGCGAAGCCTGGATCAAGACCGAAGCGGGCGGAGTGTAA
- a CDS encoding S49 family peptidase: MRKVLPARLTGRPVVPVVRLSGVIGAVTPLRPGLTLSGLARTLDRAFAVRNAAAVALMINSPGGSPVQSRQIYLRIRQLAAEKKLPVLVFVEDVAASGGYMIACAGDEIYVDPSSILGSIGVVGGSFGLEGLIKKIGVERRLYTSGEHKATLDPFLPENPDDVARLKAIQREIHDIFIGLVKDARGARLKGRDDYLFTGEYWAGGRAVELGLADAVGDLRATLRARFGEDVQTPLIAASGGLLSGLLGRRGAGTSGLGLGGEPIADQLISALETRAVWGRFGF; the protein is encoded by the coding sequence ATCCGCAAGGTGCTGCCCGCCCGCCTCACCGGTCGGCCGGTGGTTCCGGTGGTACGGCTGTCCGGCGTCATCGGCGCCGTCACGCCGCTGCGGCCCGGCCTGACATTGTCCGGCCTTGCCCGCACGCTCGATCGCGCCTTTGCCGTCCGCAATGCGGCGGCGGTGGCGCTGATGATCAATTCACCAGGTGGCTCGCCGGTCCAGTCGCGACAGATCTACCTGCGCATCCGCCAGCTGGCCGCGGAAAAGAAGCTGCCGGTCCTGGTCTTCGTCGAGGATGTCGCCGCCTCGGGTGGCTATATGATTGCCTGCGCCGGCGACGAGATCTATGTCGATCCGTCCTCGATTCTCGGCTCCATCGGCGTGGTCGGCGGCTCCTTCGGACTGGAGGGCCTGATCAAGAAGATCGGGGTCGAGCGGCGGCTCTATACCTCCGGGGAGCACAAGGCGACGCTGGATCCGTTCCTGCCCGAGAACCCGGACGACGTGGCGCGGCTCAAGGCGATCCAGCGCGAGATCCACGACATCTTCATCGGCCTCGTGAAGGACGCGCGCGGCGCCCGCCTCAAGGGCCGCGACGACTACCTCTTCACCGGCGAATACTGGGCCGGCGGCCGCGCCGTCGAACTCGGGCTCGCCGACGCCGTCGGCGACCTGCGCGCGACCTTGCGCGCCCGCTTCGGCGAGGACGTTCAGACGCCGCTGATCGCGGCGTCCGGCGGATTGCTGAGCGGCCTGCTCGGCCGTCGCGGGGCCGGCACCTCGGGATTGGGGCTCGGCGGCGAGCCGATCGCCGATCAGCTCATCTCCGCGCTGGAAACCCGCGCCGTATGGGGACGCTTCGGGTTCTGA